A genomic segment from Maridesulfovibrio ferrireducens encodes:
- a CDS encoding DMT family transporter — MSVSDSKYLPVVALVIAVFLWASSFVVLKIALAVYDPMIVIFGRMILASLCFVFFIPTFRKQKFQKGDLKWLLVMAFCEPCMYFVFESHAMIYTSASQAGMIVATLPLLMAVSARFILGEKLSRKTLIGFVMAVIGGIWLSIYGSSTEASPDPMLGNFLEFLAMCCAVGYMTILKKMTAHYSALFITAFQAFMGAIFYLPLLALPTTVMPTTFHPAAAFSIIYLGIGITLGAYGLYNYGMSRLPANQTTAYVNLIPVFTLIMGWTILDEKLNTMQFIAAGLVMCGVILSQDNRSRKKSELI, encoded by the coding sequence ATGTCCGTCTCTGATTCAAAATATCTACCTGTAGTAGCCCTTGTCATTGCTGTTTTTCTCTGGGCCAGTTCCTTTGTCGTTCTAAAAATAGCTTTAGCTGTTTACGATCCCATGATTGTAATTTTTGGAAGAATGATTCTGGCTTCACTATGTTTTGTATTTTTTATTCCAACCTTTCGAAAACAAAAATTTCAAAAAGGTGATCTAAAATGGCTGCTCGTCATGGCATTTTGTGAGCCATGTATGTACTTCGTCTTCGAAAGCCACGCCATGATATACACTTCCGCCTCACAAGCCGGAATGATTGTGGCAACTCTTCCGCTGCTTATGGCTGTGTCTGCAAGATTTATTCTAGGCGAAAAGCTGAGTAGAAAAACTCTCATCGGTTTCGTGATGGCTGTAATCGGAGGAATCTGGCTTTCTATCTACGGCAGTTCCACAGAAGCATCCCCCGACCCTATGCTAGGTAATTTTTTAGAATTTTTAGCAATGTGTTGCGCAGTCGGCTACATGACCATTTTAAAAAAAATGACAGCCCATTATTCAGCTCTTTTTATCACCGCGTTCCAAGCTTTTATGGGGGCGATCTTTTATCTTCCCCTTTTAGCGCTTCCGACAACTGTTATGCCGACAACATTTCACCCCGCTGCAGCCTTTTCCATTATATATCTAGGAATTGGTATCACCCTCGGTGCGTACGGATTGTATAACTACGGAATGAGCCGATTACCTGCGAATCAGACTACAGCATACGTTAATCTGATTCCGGTTTTTACTCTGATTATGGGCTGGACAATACTGGACGAGAAATTAAACACCATGCAGTTCATAGCCGCAGGACTGGTCATGTGCGGTGTAATACTCAGTCAGGACAATCGTAGCCGCAAAAAATCAGAACTAATATAA
- the yjgA gene encoding ribosome biogenesis factor YjgA produces MHNTEDLYDDEEEYSGPSRSQKKRDMTKLQKLAEQLMKVGSEAIKKSELPKYFIDEVLTAKAITAHEAKRRQTQYLGKLMREIETQPVIDFLNDLEFGNSEKNMRFHQLEKWREKLLEGDQTTLDEIMELHPHAERQRIAQLARNAKKEIEAGKPPKSSKALFKALREVIESAS; encoded by the coding sequence ATGCATAACACAGAAGATTTATACGATGACGAAGAGGAATATTCAGGACCTAGTCGCTCCCAGAAAAAAAGGGATATGACCAAGTTACAAAAACTGGCCGAACAGTTGATGAAAGTAGGTTCTGAAGCAATAAAAAAATCGGAACTCCCTAAATACTTCATTGATGAAGTCCTGACTGCCAAAGCCATCACAGCACACGAAGCAAAAAGACGTCAGACTCAGTATCTCGGCAAACTGATGCGCGAAATTGAAACGCAACCCGTAATCGATTTTCTGAACGACCTCGAATTCGGCAACAGTGAAAAGAACATGAGGTTTCATCAACTTGAGAAGTGGAGAGAAAAACTGCTCGAAGGCGATCAGACAACGCTTGATGAAATTATGGAACTTCATCCACATGCCGAAAGACAAAGAATCGCGCAACTTGCCAGAAATGCTAAAAAAGAAATAGAGGCAGGAAAACCTCCCAAATCTTCTAAAGCTCTTTTCAAGGCTTTACGCGAAGTAATTGAATCAGCCTCTTGA
- a CDS encoding DMT family transporter, which yields MSSSSILYLKLIGSVIFWGGTWIAGRILAGDMTPYSAAFLRFLFATFFMFILVCRATGKAPKCNKEDVLPLIFLGITGVALYNIMFFTGLQTVTAGRAALIIAAVPTVIAIGSAIIFKEKFTLSKAAGFLIALVGVSTVVGDGNPLAILTKGISFGDLCIIGCVFSWTAYSLAGKPVMKRVSPLNAVYWSCLFGAMMLSIPAFSHGLIAEVKVMSLLDLGCLLFLAFLGTSLAFSWYCEAIGKIGPSKTGIFINLVPITAILLGAIILDEQIGMSLIIGGTLTISGVWITNRS from the coding sequence ATGTCATCATCCAGCATTCTTTATCTCAAACTGATCGGATCTGTTATATTCTGGGGCGGAACATGGATTGCCGGAAGAATTCTCGCCGGAGATATGACTCCTTATTCGGCGGCTTTTCTTCGCTTCCTGTTCGCAACATTTTTTATGTTCATACTCGTATGCAGAGCAACCGGAAAAGCTCCAAAGTGCAACAAAGAAGACGTGCTTCCATTGATATTTCTGGGTATAACCGGAGTCGCTCTATACAACATAATGTTCTTTACTGGACTTCAAACCGTTACAGCCGGGCGAGCCGCCCTGATTATTGCGGCTGTCCCGACAGTAATAGCCATCGGCTCCGCCATCATATTTAAAGAGAAATTCACTCTATCAAAAGCGGCCGGATTTCTAATTGCTCTTGTCGGAGTAAGTACCGTTGTCGGAGATGGAAACCCTCTTGCGATTCTGACTAAAGGAATCAGCTTCGGAGATCTCTGTATTATCGGCTGTGTTTTCAGCTGGACGGCTTATTCTTTGGCTGGAAAGCCCGTAATGAAAAGAGTTTCCCCGCTCAACGCAGTATACTGGTCATGTTTATTCGGAGCCATGATGCTCTCGATTCCGGCTTTTTCACACGGCCTGATTGCTGAAGTTAAGGTCATGTCATTACTGGACCTAGGCTGCCTCCTGTTTCTTGCTTTTCTCGGTACAAGTCTGGCTTTCAGTTGGTATTGTGAAGCTATCGGTAAAATAGGTCCGTCAAAAACAGGTATTTTCATCAATCTGGTACCGATCACAGCTATCCTTCTTGGAGCTATTATTCTTGACGAGCAAATTGGGATGTCACTGATAATTGGCGGTACTCTTACTATTTCCGGGGTTTGGATCACTAATCGAAGCTAA
- a CDS encoding Lrp/AsnC family transcriptional regulator produces MSKRKIDETDRRILTILQNSGRISNADIARKVGMAPSAVLERVRKLESKGILVGYEAIVDPKSVGRSLTAFIYVNASEGVGATKTGAELANVPGVLEVHYCAGRDSYLIKVRCEDTDGLAIMLGIIGRIETVRDTNSTIVLNTIKESRAIPLGEDIDDGF; encoded by the coding sequence ATGAGTAAGAGAAAGATTGACGAAACTGACAGAAGAATTCTGACAATACTTCAGAATAGTGGAAGGATTTCTAATGCCGATATCGCAAGAAAAGTCGGAATGGCACCTTCTGCTGTACTTGAACGAGTGCGCAAGCTGGAAAGCAAGGGCATACTTGTCGGATATGAAGCCATTGTGGACCCTAAATCTGTAGGCAGATCGCTTACAGCTTTCATTTATGTTAACGCAAGTGAAGGGGTAGGGGCTACAAAGACCGGCGCAGAATTAGCCAATGTTCCTGGAGTATTGGAAGTTCATTATTGCGCAGGACGGGACAGCTATCTTATTAAGGTCCGGTGCGAAGATACTGACGGCCTGGCTATCATGCTTGGCATTATCGGGCGCATTGAAACCGTAAGAGATACTAATTCCACCATCGTTTTAAATACGATTAAGGAATCCCGTGCTATCCCCCTGGGCGAGGATATTGATGACGGTTTTTAG